From the Stigmatopora argus isolate UIUO_Sarg chromosome 12, RoL_Sarg_1.0, whole genome shotgun sequence genome, the window GGTTATCTTTAAAAAGGGGTGGCAAGTATCAAGGTAGAAATATTTGGCGGTGATGGCGAAGGCTTGGCGAAAGAAGAAATTCGAAGTTTATCGCGAGAGACGACGttcctccaaaaaaaaaagccattttagcATTTATCGCGATCTTATACGAACTCAGTGAACAGCGTTGAAAAAGCTATACTAATGACACGTTGTTTTGATAGCataaaagttattcattttgtgttgTACAACAGGTCAtagatttttctcatttttgataCTTATAATCCCAGTTTAATGCGcagttaaaaaatatgaatatatgaaAGTGAACACACAGGCTTTTGATCTTCACAGTTTTCATCACATGCGTGTATGCAACATCCCCCCCCAACATCCCCCCCACTAGCCTCAAAGGACAAATTCATTCAGAGCTGAAAGAAAAACCCACGTTGAAATCTGTGTTGAGTGAAAGCAATGTGCAGCCGGCTGCAGAGTTTCCCTTCGGATACCAAGGCGATAGAACTCTGACCTTGAAACAAATGCTTCTTTGCACTTATTGATCacaatgttttgttattttcagATATGCACTGctgaaaatggtaaaaaaaaaatatttttctattttcacaAGTGGCACCTTGACTCCTGCTTTTCCAACTGGCTCAACAATCCAAATGAGCAATTTGTAACTCAATAAGGCCAAACGTatcaaattcaatttatgaatTTAGAGCAATGTCATCCTTTctccccctgaaaaaaaaatatacttcAAATTTTGTAGTCTATTGGTTTCGAGAGCCCATTAAAGGCTTCGAGTTTGATTTGCTGTTAActatttaaattgtaaatacatttcaataAGAAAAACGGATTGAACATAGGACTAAATTGAGTTGAGAGCTCCGTTACACAACAAAAGAAAACTTCCAAGTCAAGGTAGCACTAGATGATATATATTGTCCATTTGTTTTGGCCCTCTATAACACAGATAATGATCTGATTCCTCCAGAACTCGCCCTTTCTGTGTTCACGGCGACATCTAAAAGCATGATCGTAAGGTGGACGGCGCTTACTGACGCCACCTCCTACAAAGTCACGGCAACAGCCCGAAACTTGACACATCCTTCGTCTTTTTCTTGGTTTGACGGTGCCTCGCTGATGGGTTCGGTCAACTCTCTGACCCCAAACACTGTCTACACCGTGCGATTAGAGGCCATGGATGAGGCTCTCAATGTTCTGAGCGCTACTGAGACCGAGGAGACGACAGGTCAGTGAACGCAGCGCGATATGTTCTGCTCCGTCAATACATTTGACGTGATAACCAAGTATTGTACTGGTGGGAACCCATGCATCCATCGCAACATACTACAAATTGTGGTGCAAGGGCAACGATAACAACGATGTCATCATAAAGCGATACCAAAATGATCAATACGTCAGCCAGGAATATGAATCTACTGTCTTGACATCTTTCCATTCATCATTAGCTCCTGAGGTGCCAAGAATCGTACAAGTCTACTCCAAGCACAGTGACAGCATCACAGTGGTGTTCACAGAGGTTGCCGGAGCAACGGGCTACAGCATCAGAGTAGAGTTGCAGAGCGCCGAGATCTCTGAAACCGAAGTGGACAGCTCCCCGGCCACCGTGGTTGGACTTCGGCCGTACACAGACTACAAACTGAGCGTCATGTCCATCAACTTGGGAGGGCGGAGCCAACTGTCATACCCCGTCAAGGCTAGGACAGGTAGCAATAAGATCATTGTTGTGGATAGCAAATGGAACTCATGGGGTTTGAGTCTGGGTTGCTTCAagtattttaccttttttttctataaacatttcaggttaaaaaaaacattttctctcccacttttccagatttttttataaattgaaagACAGATTTGTGGTATATTTATGTACAATATGTATATAGTGGTGTTACTTTCAAATTACGTTTCAATCAAGTCACGTCGCTCATGGTAATTTTTGTCTAACCTTACGCTTTGTTCCACTGGGCTCAAAAATCTTACCATTAATTTAAATGGTGACTTTGAATGACCAAACCCTGCAGCTACTACTTTCTATAATTCAGCCCGTTGTGCCAGTGgtgagcgcgtcggcctcacggttctgggacCAAGGGTTGGATCCCAGGTTCgtcctcactctgtggagtttgcgtgttcttcccgggcttgcgtatGATTGATGACCATTTACAAGCACTCTCATTTGGGCAGACTTGCACTTCCGAAGCAATTCACTCAAGATCCTAATCTGCGAACGAAGACTAGCAAAGTGTCGTCGCCGTAGAACAATGGCTTGTCTCACACCGCCGGCCATAACAGTGTTTGGTTTGACTCCTCATTGTCATGGACACGGAGCTTTGCGGCTTACGCAAAATGGCAGAAACTGTATCCGTTCAATGAATGGTGGTGTTTTCATCaattgaaaagagaaaccatGAGAACAAGGTGCTGTCCACTCCTAAGGGAAAATGCATTGACATTTAATAGCGGGCCTGCTTTTCGATCTCTTACAAAACAACATACGTACACTATTTGTTGTCTATCTTCTTCTATTTTGTACGCAGTGGTGACGGCGCCCGATTTGAACACCGCCTCCCCCGACAACGACACCATACTGGTCACGTGGTCCCCCGTCGAGCATGCCGTCACTTACGCGCTCTGCGTGATCCGGCAGGGCCGGAGTTCTCGGCTCAAGGTCAACACCGCGGACCACAACGTGACCTTGGGCGACCTTGAGGCCGGGACGACTTACTGCATCAAGGGTGAAGCCCGAGATGCCGAAGGCCGCGCTGGCGATGACCTCACTGTGTGCCAGATTACACGTGAGGGACGGGAATTTGATTTTCATTCTGCATTTTGGTCACGTCTGCTTCAGAGTGATTTTGAAACAGAAggtctggcagtgaatgagaaggtttcagtgccactgacgatGGACGAAGTCGCGCTGTATGGTCGTGTTCCCAATACAGTAGAAACGGACAAtaataacatcatttttttcctcacttcttttaaaaatatcccTATGTGTAGCTTAACAAAGTTTTCAGGCGACCAAGTGAAATATTTTCCATTCCAAAGTTAACAGATGCTCTCATTTCGTGAGGGAGTGTCTTTCACCCATTTTAAAGTAGGGGTGTGTAAACTAATTTCATATGCACGCAACAGAATACTAATGCTTCAGACACCGAAAAGATATTTTCCGATATTACAACGTCTGCCACCATTCAATTGGATTCAAAAATCACCGAAAAAACAACATACGTACACTACAATGTTTAGCATGGCAATCAATTTGATGGGACCAATTGCTCCATCAGTTTCTTTAGACAGCAATACGATATTTGCCAAATTCACTGCTACTccttcccaattcaaatggattgaacgtccatcgccgtcaatgccatccaatttatttctctattcatttcaattggtaCAAAAGGTCCTGGAAGACCCGCTTTGACCCACTTCCAGTTGATTCAGGGTGAGAACCTGAGCATTGCTGTCTTTTGGGAGTCGGCGCAAGGAGACGAAGACTACGTGGCTCGGACCGCCAACGGCCAAAACTGTACGAACACGGGCAAAGACCACTGTTACATCAGTCCGGCGGGATGCAGTCAGAATGATTCCATCTCCATCACGGCATTCAACTCAGCTGGGCCCAGCTGGCCCTCACAACCACTTGACTACATCACCTGTGGGTGGGACTCCGCCACGCCAAAGCGCATGCTACAAAATGCAACGCACACTGATTGTCCTTCCACGTGACAGACCCGTGTCCCCCCAACAACATTTGGGTGGAGGAAGCCAAGGCGGACGACTGCTCGGCAATGTGGGCCGAAGTCCCGCTGGTTGAATTCTACACGGCTTACGTCAAAAGGGACGACGGCGCCGAGAAGTTGTGCAACACCACTGGAACCGGCTGCCGTTTTCTTTGCGTTTGTGGTTACACCTACCTCATCAGTGTTTTGGCCTATAACCGCGCCGGCGCCAGTCCCTTTGCAAATGTGCACAACTACACGACCAGTAAGAAATCAAAAACTACTCTTTCTGGAAAGTATCGGTCACTCTTAACTCCTGTCCTTGCAACAGTTCCATGCTGCCCAGATGGCGTTTTAGTCAAGTGGCCTTTGACAGAAACCCTGGAGATTACGTGGTCACCGGTCAAAGGGTCCCAACTTTACCAGACAACAGCTAAGCAAGGTGACCGGGTCATACGCTGCGATGACCCGCAAGCGGTCTGCGTCTTGTCAGATTTGAGGTGCAACAAAGTTTACGCTGTGGCCGTCACTGCGTGCAGCGAGCTACGAGGGTGCAATAGCACTTGCTCGGCGCAGACGCTTGAAACAGGTGAGAGTTTGCATTTTATAGAAAACAAACCCAAAATAAGAGTTAAATCCAGAAGGATGTTCTCTATTCAATCATGACGACGAGAGCGATTTTGGGACAATCATTCGAATTAATGTAACATACAGTATACATTCAATACGCGCTGTTTATTCAATTGAAACATCACACTGTATACCTAGGGACATGAATCACAGGTTCATTTAGTCACTTTTACATTTAGGCAATGTTGTATATAGTCTTTTGAGAAGCTTAACATCTCTTTACAGCTCCGTGCTCTCCAGAGATTCAGAACGTGACGCAATTCAACCAATCCTCATACAGAGTCCACTTCACCACTCCAAACAGCCAAAATACCGAATACACAGTCACTGCCGTGGGCCGCTTCGATTCCCACACTTGTCACGGAAAAACCACTTCCTGCATGCTAACGCAATTGCCGTGCGGTTCTACGTACCAGGTCACAGCCGTGGCCGTTACGATGGCAGGACGCAGTCTGCCCGGATACAGTACCATTTTAGAAACAGGTACGACACGACCattggaccaaaaaaaagccttcatcccattttattttgtttaaggTCCTTGTTGTCCAGAGTCTGTAAACGTGAGCCAGGTCACGCAGGCCGTGACCAAGATGACCTGGTCGGTGGGCCACGGCGCTCGCTCTTTCGTGGCCACGCTTACTTCCACGCGGGGACGCGCCAAATGCCACACTCTGGACACCCATTGCCTGATGGGATGCATCAGCTGCGGTACCCACTACAACGTCACCCTGGAAGCCATCAGCAGCACCGGACACACGTCCCGGTGCAACTATCACGGGTTCCCGTCAAGTGAGGACGGAGTCTTCTTGAAAACATTCGCtggcattgacggcgatagacgtcttatccattttaactgggatgactggatgtctagcgctgtcaatatcaattgaaaatttttttaaatccaaaagtGCAAGCGTACTTTTAGCTTAAATGTGCCTTCCAATGGAAGGACTTACAAGTAGAAGTCAGCAGCAAAACAAATTGTTAATTGACAAATGATAATCTGTATTTACATGATTAGTACCAACATTAACTTCCTTTCTATCAGGCGCCTGTTGCCCGACGAATATCCAACTTTATCGCTGGGCCAACAACTCCCTTCGGGTGTACTGGCATTCCTCTCGGATGCCTCAGAACCAGGAGTACACTGTAGAACTGTACGGGCCAGCCGCCAATTACACCTGCCAAGCCGCACCCAATGGCAAATACTGCAACATTCGGGAAGAGACCTGCGGGGACGTCTACACGGTGGTGGTGGCGCCGATTGGACCCGATGGAGTTAAAGTCCACTTTTGCCAGCAACGGACGTACTCGGGTCAGTTTCAACCTTCGGCGCTATTGACGgtacagacgtccaattcatttcaaatgaaaaaaagttatgtCTAAAGAAGACTAGGAATGTTATGAAattgtaacagaaaaaaaacctttaattgCGGACCACACAAATCAGATAATTTCCTGGAGAATtttactgattcagggtgtcccccgcctactgcccatagtttcctgggataggctccagcaccccccacggtccttgtgaggataggcggttGGGGAAATGAATTTTTATACTCACTATTAGTCAGTTGACCAATAAAGGGTCAAAGATCTTAAGTGTGAACTGTAGAGACCAGTCTCTGAAATGGTTTTTACTTCAAAATATGAaagatttatataaaaaaaaaataaaggaaactaATAAACAGAAAGGACAGTATTCACTATTAACTCAATAGCATTCATTGAAGCCAATGGACATCTAATTAATTTGGACAGCGacggaatggacgtctataacAAACGAGTAAacttgaattattcatttttatgttgTCCATAGTTCCCTGCTCAGGATTCAACAGCGGCATCGGTGAGTACCCTCACCGACTCCTAAACCCACTACATGGCTTTTCCAGTAACACGCCGTCTCTCATTAGTGATCTCTCGGGGAAGAAGCCTAAAATAAAGGTCGGTAAGTTTCACACAAACCATCTTGGACGACTAATGTAACCCTGAGACCAAAGCGCTGATTGTTTCACGCGTGAAAGCAATTTATAAAAGCGGGACGCGGCTTTTGTCGCGCTCGGCAACGTGATGCGCTCTCTCATAACGGCGTCATAGGCGTCCATAAAACCGAATCGCCCGTGCCCCGAGACGTCCCGTAACAATAGAAGCCGAGGAGAACAAAGCTGGAGTGCAtgatattaaaaacaaagatgGCCTCTTCCTCACATACCCGTGGGATTTAAAGTCCAACAACGGAACTTGTAAATGTGATTCAGGTAAAAGAAGCATGCGAAGGTGTTGCCGAAACGTGACGCGTTAGCGTTTGGGTTGTTAGATGATAAGAACGTTGATGTAGTATGTTCGGGCCCCAAGTACAATACAGTTACAGTACGATGGTTACTGAGCGGGGGGTGAAGATACATTAACAtcaaattttgtgtttttaacccGCAGGGAGCCTTCAAACGACATCGTTACATGGAGAAGGACTGTTTACGTTCAGTGTGCACATGTAGTCTACCTGGATGGAATATCATACTCCTTTTTTAGGAACAGCATCAAAAATgccatttgtatgtttttataaATCTCACTGATGTCAAACTCTtgatgtttttctctttttgggcGGAAGGGATGGctaaaattataaaattaaaCGGACGTCCATGACATGTCAG encodes:
- the fndc7a gene encoding fibronectin type III domain-containing protein 7: MIVRWTALTDATSYKVTATARNLTHPSSFSWFDGASLMGSVNSLTPNTVYTVRLEAMDEALNVLSATETEETTAPEVPRIVQVYSKHSDSITVVFTEVAGATGYSIRVELQSAEISETEVDSSPATVVGLRPYTDYKLSVMSINLGGRSQLSYPVKARTVVTAPDLNTASPDNDTILVTWSPVEHAVTYALCVIRQGRSSRLKVNTADHNVTLGDLEAGTTYCIKGEARDAEGRAGDDLTVCQITRPGRPALTHFQLIQGENLSIAVFWESAQGDEDYVARTANGQNCTNTGKDHCYISPAGCSQNDSISITAFNSAGPSWPSQPLDYITYPCPPNNIWVEEAKADDCSAMWAEVPLVEFYTAYVKRDDGAEKLCNTTGTGCRFLCVCGYTYLISVLAYNRAGASPFANVHNYTTIPCCPDGVLVKWPLTETLEITWSPVKGSQLYQTTAKQGDRVIRCDDPQAVCVLSDLRCNKVYAVAVTACSELRGCNSTCSAQTLETAPCSPEIQNVTQFNQSSYRVHFTTPNSQNTEYTVTAVGRFDSHTCHGKTTSCMLTQLPCGSTYQVTAVAVTMAGRSLPGYSTILETGPCCPESVNVSQVTQAVTKMTWSVGHGARSFVATLTSTRGRAKCHTLDTHCLMGCISCGTHYNVTLEAISSTGHTSRCNYHGFPSSACCPTNIQLYRWANNSLRVYWHSSRMPQNQEYTVELYGPAANYTCQAAPNGKYCNIREETCGDVYTVVVAPIGPDGVKVHFCQQRTYSVPCSGFNSGIVISRGRSLK